One genomic region from Rhodoligotrophos appendicifer encodes:
- a CDS encoding NYN domain-containing protein → MTRRTRIACFIDGFNLYHAIAKLSRPELKWVNLWKLMETFVDPARHELRVVFYFSAFATWLPGPYARHQQYVEALKVAKVIPVLGRFKEKDIYCKNCRNTFVGHEEKETDVNIALTLIREAYKNNFDEAFIVSRDSDLIPAMRLLLEDFPDKSLKIISPPNAGHSKEMGKLVGDKKLASIKPIHLERCLFDSTVTDPDTGLVLARRPKEYDPRS, encoded by the coding sequence ATGACTAGAAGAACGCGCATTGCGTGCTTTATAGACGGCTTCAATCTTTATCACGCCATTGCTAAGCTCAGTCGGCCAGAATTAAAATGGGTCAATCTTTGGAAGCTCATGGAGACTTTCGTTGATCCAGCCCGGCACGAGCTTCGAGTGGTGTTCTATTTCTCGGCATTTGCTACGTGGCTTCCAGGTCCCTATGCGCGACATCAACAGTATGTCGAAGCGCTTAAGGTTGCAAAAGTAATTCCCGTTCTTGGCCGATTCAAGGAAAAGGATATTTATTGTAAAAATTGCCGAAATACATTCGTCGGTCACGAGGAAAAGGAAACAGACGTCAATATCGCTTTAACTTTAATCAGAGAGGCTTATAAAAACAATTTTGATGAAGCATTTATTGTCAGCAGAGATAGTGATTTAATTCCTGCCATGAGACTGCTTTTGGAAGATTTTCCCGACAAGAGTTTGAAAATAATATCGCCCCCCAACGCCGGCCATAGCAAAGAAATGGGTAAGCTTGTTGGCGATAAGAAGCTTGCGTCCATTAAGCCTATTCACTTAGAAAGATGTCTGTTTGACTCAACAGTGACTGATCCGGATACTGGTCTTGTCCTGGCGCGACGACCAAAGGAATATGATCCACGGTCTTAG
- a CDS encoding TIR domain-containing protein, translated as MDILWRRYDRVKAFDPEKISRTNPWAEVQALSAYIDDGLAQVFGQDTPEFLRYRAATDFLWQTNVNFPTPHEEIVSSLNECKEQSLRLLYAAMESVSDRIITAPADNTSASEQTMRSRKVFIVHGHDGHPREAVARLLERLHFQAIILMEQANQGSTIIEKIERYKDVGFAVVLLTPDDFGGKVGFNPASRPRQNVLLELGYFLGRLGRPLVFTLKAGEMDLPSDFAGVVWEDFDAGGGWKAKLCRELEAAGFDIDWKIAMKL; from the coding sequence ATGGACATTCTCTGGCGCCGTTACGATCGTGTAAAAGCTTTCGATCCGGAGAAAATTTCAAGAACAAATCCTTGGGCGGAAGTTCAGGCCCTTTCGGCCTACATAGACGACGGTCTTGCCCAGGTGTTCGGACAAGACACCCCAGAGTTTCTTCGCTACCGCGCTGCCACTGATTTTCTTTGGCAAACGAATGTGAATTTCCCCACGCCACACGAGGAGATTGTGTCTTCGTTGAACGAGTGCAAAGAACAGTCTCTTCGGCTGTTATACGCGGCCATGGAAAGCGTGAGCGACCGCATTATCACCGCCCCCGCTGATAACACCTCGGCTTCTGAACAGACGATGAGAAGCAGGAAAGTTTTCATTGTGCATGGACACGACGGGCATCCTCGTGAAGCAGTTGCCCGATTGCTCGAACGTTTGCATTTCCAAGCAATCATCCTGATGGAACAGGCAAATCAAGGTTCTACGATCATCGAAAAAATCGAGCGGTATAAAGATGTTGGCTTTGCTGTCGTTCTGCTAACTCCAGACGACTTTGGAGGCAAGGTGGGGTTCAATCCTGCCTCTCGACCCCGTCAGAATGTACTTCTTGAACTGGGTTACTTTTTGGGAAGGCTCGGTCGCCCGCTAGTTTTCACACTTAAGGCTGGAGAGATGGACCTCCCAAGTGACTTCGCCGGCGTGGTTTGGGAGGATTTCGACGCAGGTGGCGGTTGGAAAGCAAAGCTTTGCCGCGAGCTAGAAGCGGCCGGATTTGATATCGACTGGAAAATCGCGATGAAGCTTTAG
- the eutB gene encoding hydroxyectoine utilization dehydratase EutB: protein MTVTLEEIEAAHSRIAGKIEQTSIVASASLTDSEGSPVHLKLEHRQVTGSFKLRGATNAITLLTPEERRRGVVTMSTGNHGKALAFAACREGIRTIICMSSMVPSNKVEAIRSTGAEVRIIGASQDEAEDEVYRLVEAEGVRLISPFDDAAVIAGQGTIGLEIAHAIPRSPLVLVPLSGGGLAAGTAIALKASDPSARVVGVSMERGAAMKASLDAGKPVRVEELPSLADALGGGIGLGNRLTFQLCKDLLDDVMLVTEDEIAGAISHIYRVEREVVEGAGAVGVAALLSGKVKPDGPVVAVLSGRNIDMASHNRIVGLHRTPTEGPPRLVYPL from the coding sequence ATGACAGTCACCCTGGAAGAAATTGAAGCTGCACATTCGCGAATAGCGGGCAAAATCGAGCAGACCTCAATTGTCGCCTCCGCCTCTTTGACGGACAGCGAAGGCTCTCCGGTCCATCTGAAGCTCGAGCATCGGCAGGTCACCGGTAGCTTCAAGCTCAGAGGGGCTACGAATGCCATCACCCTCCTGACCCCCGAGGAGCGGCGCCGGGGCGTCGTAACCATGTCGACCGGCAATCACGGTAAGGCCTTAGCCTTCGCAGCATGCAGGGAGGGCATCCGGACAATAATCTGCATGTCCAGCATGGTACCTTCCAACAAAGTTGAGGCTATCAGAAGTACCGGCGCGGAGGTGCGCATCATCGGCGCGAGCCAAGACGAGGCGGAGGACGAGGTATACCGGCTCGTCGAAGCCGAGGGAGTAAGGCTTATTTCGCCGTTCGACGATGCTGCTGTGATCGCTGGTCAAGGCACGATTGGGCTGGAGATTGCACACGCTATTCCGAGGTCACCGCTCGTGCTCGTTCCGCTGTCGGGCGGAGGACTCGCGGCAGGCACCGCGATCGCTTTGAAAGCTTCGGATCCATCGGCCCGCGTCGTTGGTGTGTCGATGGAACGTGGCGCTGCGATGAAGGCGAGCCTCGACGCGGGAAAGCCTGTTCGTGTGGAAGAGCTTCCCTCGCTCGCTGACGCGCTTGGCGGTGGGATCGGTCTCGGGAACCGGCTGACCTTTCAACTCTGCAAGGATCTCCTGGATGATGTCATGCTGGTGACAGAAGACGAGATCGCCGGCGCCATAAGCCACATTTATCGCGTGGAGAGGGAAGTGGTCGAAGGCGCCGGCGCCGTGGGAGTGGCTGCTTTGCTATCCGGCAAGGTTAAGCCTGATGGACCGGTCGTTGCGGTCCTGTCCGGCCGTAACATCGACATGGCTTCGCATAACAGGATTGTGGGCTTACATCGCACACCAACCGAGGGGCCTCCTCGACTGGTCTACCCGCTCTAG
- a CDS encoding sulfotransferase domain-containing protein — translation MLTRLYQVTYDLPDGLLIGYSDLHLLNPRIPNIYFSHDCLPLGGVAALQADKSRYRKSRVLFLGRHPLDVAVSQYHQITMRGPGRRENLSEGKDLFTFATQPGFGINTIIAYMNHWLYATHQLPGMMLVKYEEMRESSELELGRISRFLGESFTAEQIREAVDFCAFENLQRLERDHYYQNSGLRPTDPSDPRSFKVRRGKVHGYVDYFNEQQLKTLRGIVDENLDPAWGYQVMTSMKDLPRRVRASS, via the coding sequence ATGCTCACTCGCCTCTATCAGGTAACTTACGACCTGCCAGATGGTCTTCTGATTGGATACAGCGATTTACACCTCCTAAACCCGCGGATTCCGAATATCTATTTCAGCCATGATTGTTTGCCCTTGGGCGGCGTAGCGGCACTTCAGGCCGATAAGAGCCGGTACCGGAAGTCGCGCGTACTGTTTCTTGGCCGCCACCCGCTGGACGTCGCCGTGTCGCAATATCATCAGATCACAATGCGTGGTCCAGGCAGGCGCGAAAACTTATCTGAAGGGAAAGACCTTTTCACGTTTGCCACTCAGCCTGGCTTCGGGATCAACACGATTATCGCCTACATGAACCATTGGCTTTATGCGACCCATCAATTGCCTGGAATGATGCTCGTAAAGTATGAGGAGATGAGGGAGTCGTCGGAGCTGGAATTGGGCAGGATCAGCCGCTTCCTTGGCGAGAGTTTTACTGCCGAACAAATCCGAGAAGCTGTCGACTTTTGCGCCTTCGAAAATCTACAGCGGCTGGAACGCGATCATTATTATCAAAACTCAGGTCTACGTCCGACTGATCCTTCCGATCCACGCTCCTTCAAAGTCCGCCGGGGCAAAGTGCATGGATATGTCGATTATTTCAACGAGCAACAGCTGAAAACTTTACGGGGGATCGTTGATGAAAATCTGGATCCTGCATGGGGTTATCAGGTGATGACATCAATGAAAGATTTGCCTCGGAGGGTCCGCGCTTCGTCTTAA
- a CDS encoding magnesium transporter CorA family protein gives MIIAYAICEGVLQQLDLIDGRIPEAALWLDLFEPTPEEEQLVEASLQLDVPTLDEMREIEESARLYQDDQTLFMVASIVTGISERRPVISEVTFVLTREHLVTVRYADPLPFRTFDSKCKREPLAHTSSDAIFASLLEHLTNRIADVLEKVEATLTHLSREIFEEDADQLPSKNSARADLQKVIKQLGRTSTLTMKLRESLLSLNRIIPYARSGAKDWLTGKAGAILDTVERDVRSLTEFQDHVAGEISFLLEATLGLINIEQNRIIKVFSIAAVLFLPPTLVATAYGMNFDHMPELHWTFGYPFALLIMILSATLPYYLFKRNKWL, from the coding sequence ATGATTATTGCTTATGCCATTTGCGAGGGCGTTCTGCAGCAGCTGGACCTTATTGATGGTCGAATTCCGGAGGCCGCTCTTTGGCTGGACCTTTTCGAGCCTACTCCCGAGGAGGAGCAACTCGTAGAAGCCTCGTTGCAGCTCGATGTGCCCACCTTAGACGAGATGCGTGAGATCGAGGAATCGGCCAGGCTTTATCAAGACGATCAAACGTTATTTATGGTCGCAAGCATTGTGACGGGAATTTCCGAACGGCGGCCCGTCATCAGCGAGGTGACGTTTGTTCTGACTCGCGAACATCTTGTAACCGTTCGGTATGCAGATCCGCTTCCCTTTAGAACCTTTGACTCCAAGTGCAAGAGAGAGCCACTGGCACATACCTCAAGTGATGCCATCTTCGCCTCCTTATTGGAGCACCTGACAAATCGCATCGCGGACGTTCTCGAAAAGGTTGAAGCGACCCTTACTCATTTATCGCGAGAGATCTTCGAGGAGGACGCTGATCAGTTGCCTTCGAAAAATTCGGCTCGGGCTGATCTTCAGAAGGTGATTAAGCAGCTAGGGCGAACCAGTACTCTTACAATGAAACTGCGGGAAAGCCTCTTGAGCTTAAACAGGATCATCCCTTATGCGCGAAGTGGAGCGAAAGATTGGCTGACGGGAAAGGCAGGGGCAATCCTTGATACCGTGGAGCGGGATGTTCGCTCACTGACTGAGTTTCAGGATCACGTCGCCGGGGAAATAAGCTTTTTGCTCGAAGCAACGTTGGGCCTCATTAACATAGAGCAGAACAGGATCATCAAGGTGTTCTCAATTGCCGCTGTCCTGTTCTTGCCGCCGACGCTGGTGGCGACCGCCTACGGGATGAATTTTGATCACATGCCGGAGCTGCACTGGACGTTCGGATATCCCTTTGCCTTGCTTATTATGATCTTGTCGGCAACGCTTCCCTATTATCTATTTAAGCGCAATAAGTGGCTATGA
- a CDS encoding MBL fold metallo-hydrolase, translated as MTDEYANGWFQSQSVGDGITLIRETKIKPQYRANIWFVRGKDRNMIVDTGFGLVSLLKNINFLSEKPILAVATHSHCDHIGGHYEFSHSEIHEAEADILERPTNSNTVAQGYVSREMYVDDKDRELFNLDAYFIHGTHPKRLLAEGDLIDLGDRTFEILHLPGHSPGGIGLFERATGILFSGDMVHNGETGIGRYMLYHSDLDDWLTSVERLQQLPVKKVHAGHYDSFDGDRYSEILDEYLERRRTPNFPLVLNSYDVGEKK; from the coding sequence ATGACCGACGAATATGCGAATGGCTGGTTTCAGAGTCAATCTGTGGGCGACGGAATTACTTTGATTCGAGAGACTAAAATAAAGCCCCAGTATCGTGCGAATATTTGGTTTGTTCGGGGGAAAGATCGAAACATGATCGTTGATACCGGTTTTGGTTTAGTTAGCCTGCTAAAAAACATCAATTTTCTGTCTGAAAAGCCCATTTTGGCTGTGGCTACCCATAGTCACTGCGATCATATCGGTGGTCATTACGAGTTTTCTCACTCCGAGATTCATGAAGCTGAAGCTGATATTCTTGAGCGTCCTACCAACAGCAATACTGTTGCTCAAGGCTATGTAAGCCGTGAAATGTATGTGGACGATAAAGATCGTGAGCTTTTTAATCTGGATGCCTACTTCATCCACGGTACGCATCCGAAGCGATTGCTGGCTGAGGGAGACCTGATCGACCTCGGGGATCGAACCTTCGAAATCTTGCATCTGCCGGGTCACTCTCCAGGAGGGATCGGCTTGTTTGAACGAGCGACCGGAATTTTATTTTCCGGTGACATGGTGCACAATGGCGAGACTGGTATCGGTCGCTATATGCTCTATCACTCTGATCTTGACGACTGGCTCACAAGCGTCGAGCGGCTGCAACAGCTGCCGGTGAAAAAGGTTCACGCTGGCCATTACGACAGCTTTGACGGCGACCGCTATTCTGAGATTCTCGATGAGTATCTGGAGCGCCGCAGGACACCGAACTTTCCGCTGGTGCTTAACTCGTACGACGTCGGCGAAAAGAAGTAA